Proteins from a genomic interval of Toxotes jaculatrix isolate fToxJac2 chromosome 5, fToxJac2.pri, whole genome shotgun sequence:
- the reln gene encoding reelin, with translation MAMLRASLGGALGCALLALVLGSSSMDFGAPPASFYPRFNPFFFLCTHHGELEGAGVAEGGEEVLLTLQITGSPTAYTPGQEYQVTISTSVSFDGLLVTGLYTSTPVQSAPIPAPAAFGFGVIPERQFGGTQFVCSVVASHVSHQPSTSFSFVWIAPPPGTGCVNFLATATHRGQIIFKDALAQQLCEQGAPTESPLRPSLVELHGKHAVLRDDFDSNLQGELDPSIWSECSNCEVGEQCGVLMHGRAVTFCEPFGERELTTVPLNTSTASVLQFALGSGSCRFSYSDPSITVSYSLSGNANTSDDWITLEKIRAPTNSSTVIHLLPLPHHSRADGVRIRWSQEAPQGPEGYESCWGLDNVLLVNAAHKAPLMEDNLDPPDTANWLFFPGATIKHACQSEGNALYFHGGEGVGHSFASTRDIDLHREEGRSYWEEDFESPPSNWDIEGAVYGTQCGEIESGSALVFEREGRRRVCTPYLDTTSYGNLRFYFTMGGGNCDPGESHENNVILFGRSEGRRDRVMLDTLPYSSYRTPAVVSVALPTELQTPVTQFCLEQRSHGGANRHVWAVDFMQLLPVLPGTHTHVAQFSINLGCGSYQPANSVSLEFSTNHGRSWSLLHTECLPELCAGPHLPHSTIYSSDNYSGWTRISIPLPNAALTETTRFRWKQSGTGSSNMWAIDNVYMGPACLRFCSGRGHCSRTGCKCDPGFSGPACELASQTFPAFLSEGFSSPRLSSYHSFSSLRGAEVSFGCGVLASGKALVFNRDSRRHLVTAPLDSSQARYLQFTLRLGSRSTLSSCPAPDQPGEGVLLHYSSDNGITWTLLQHYAYQGFHEPRIVSVELPPGARKFGVQFRWWQPYHSGRGHDVWALDEISMTSVLFNTISLDFSNVLDVTQSLGFYLGHVQPYCQHDWTLSFSGEPSPGSSIRYVETQSMQIGASYSLQFSLVMGCGREPSPHIDTQVRLEFSTNHGLTWHLVKEACLPGMPSCSEFTAPSVYHPSEFKDWRRITLSLPQKTWSSATRFRWIQNYYGEQDEWALDDIYIGQQCPNMCHGHGWCDHGHCRCDDGFSGTDCQPSSPLSSSVLSDFESQDALLATWQEVIGGEVVTPDMGCGVVSSGSSLYFSKAGLRQLVSWDLDTEWAEFVQFYLRVGGDWAECNQADSREEGVLLQYSNDGGISWGLIAEMYFTDFTKPRFVHYELPLASKTPSTRFRWWQPLHSGEGYDQWAIDDVIILSEREKHIIPMANPTLPQNFYEKPAFDYPLNQMSVWLMLGNEGMERESNNSFCAPTPSAMVFGRSDGDRVAVTRDLALRPGYTLQFKLNIGCESEFSASAPVLLQYSHDAGRTWALVREGCYPGTPGVGVCEGSGRELREPTVYNTGDYEQWTRVTVVIPRNVAASKTRFRWFQESSVYRDAPPFALDGVYISEPCPNHCGGHGDCISGVCFCDMGYTVEQDSCVPSVTSPTELTEGFEGKLSPLWQSLSGGQIGGGCGIIGEGKALYFSSPGRREARTVPLDTTNTRLVQFYIRIGSKSLGPTCTRPRSRNEGVLVQFSTNNGVQWQFLRELDFSSFLEPQVVTIELPPAAKTPYTVFRWWQPQQGKHSAQWALDDVLIGMNDSSRTGFHDKFDGTTPLRHNWYRIQGGEVTVDCLSLDTALTFNSEAIDKKPRYAESWDFEVSGSSFLQFELSMGCSKSTSFSHGVRLEYSTDCGRHWTLITPECVPPAIGCSGYTQSSIYTSTQYKHWRRITVYLPSAANSPRTRFRWIQTHFTPGAEGWALDNVLLAPGCPWMCSGHGLCDNGRCVCDKGYGGAHCVPLAPLPAVLREDFNENLQQETWPEVYGAERGTLSGEPLKSGTALIFKGDGLRMIVSRDLDCTNTLYIQFSFKFITKGVPERSHSVLLQYSVNGGISWLLLDEFYFPSSTDTLFLHLPLPASAQTNATRFRLWQPYNSGKKEEVWVIDDLIIDGSSLHNPPVVIDSFEEGPNESNWLFFPGGNTGLYCPYQKTGLEEDESAMVFVSSELGEHSITTRDIDVNENTIIQFEINVGCTAESSSTHPVRLEFSRDFGATWHLLVPLCAGGPQPSSLCSTELHPASIYFPGTTQGWRREVIHFGKLRLCGSVRFRWYQGFFSTGSAPPTWALDNVYIGPQCQDMCNGHGACVGGTHCMCDPSYSGPDCSVPDTPNPDFLKEDFEGGAVDAERFRLLSGGKPSRKCGIMSSGNHLFFSEDGLRMLVTNDMDLSNARFVQFFLRLGCGKAAPDPRSQPVLLQFSVDGGLTWGLLQEFLFSNSSNQARLVALEIPLRARTPSTRLRWWQPSENGHFYSPWVIDQVVVGGSASGWGPLEDDFSSIDGRSWLLHPGGTRMPVCGSDGPAFAFIEKSNTRYAVTTDISLGQDAFIQFDFSASCSVTNSCYSVELEYSLDLGLTWQPVVRDCLPTSPDCSSYTLQRLLVSDTFNKWGRITLPIPSYVRSPATRFRWFQQAPFDKQQTWALDNLYIGDGCPDMCSGHGRCQQSSCVCDPEWGGEYCDEPVVPLPSQLKDSFSRAPSLSHWHILTGGKLSTVCGAVASGAALHFSGSCSRQLVTVDLNLTNAEFIQFYFMYGCMIPPSNRNQGVLLEYSLNGGINWHLLTEIFYDLYTKPGFVNVLLPPAARQEGVRVRWWQPQHEGADHSDWALDNVLIAGSDPRAQISDTFGGVALPNHERAPADGTSGRIGLLSEQEETPIVSDHWLFSEDCSVQRFCSSPDGVMVCGNADGREVYAVTHDIVPDKGWVMQFKISVGCSVPERHADRQVHVQYSVDFGVTWKYLVPQCLPADPRCGGQVSQPSVFFPAEGWKRAVYPLPDSLADTAVRFRFYQQHSDIQWGVENFYIGPACDSHCGGHGDCLDQRCLCDPGFTGPNCYASTALKASLKERFDWEGSAGPQWQVLEGGRPCTDCGVLVEGTALYFGGADARQAVTSDLDLRGAKFVEYWARIGSEDNMTMCHRPTCRKEGVLLDYSTDGGVSWTLLHEMDYLKYVSVRRDYIVLPEGALTNATRLRWWQPFTISSGLATPSLERAQWAIDNILVGGSDINPSTLLDTFDDEGVSHEESWSFYPNAVRTAGFCGNPSFHLYWPNKNQDRTHNILATRELIVQPGYILQFKIVVGCEADTCEDHHSVLLQYRKDARSDSWQLVQSECLPSSVNNVGCSPFQFHESTIYSPVNSSSWTRVTVQLPDHVSSGATQFRWIQKEGTGERQSWGVDHVYIGEACPGLCSGHGYCTSGVVCICDEGHHGDDCSLSSSDLPSSIKDNFESGSVSQESWQLIQGGGVGSGCGQLSPHAHGDSLYFNGCKMRQAVTKPLDLTRASKIMFVLQIGSVAQTDSCNIALDQADTVDRAVLLQYSVNNGVSWHVIAQHQPKDFIKAQRVSYNIPLEARVKGVMLRWWQPRHDGAGHDQWALDHVEVVLTRKQNYMMNFARQTGVRHYYSRKRRALRQRA, from the exons ACTACTGTTCCCCTCAACACCAGCACTGCCTCAGTCCTGCAGTTTGCCCTGG GTTCGGGCTCCTGCCGGTTCAGTTACTCAGACCCCAGCATCACTGTGTCATACAGCCTAAGTGGTAACGCCAACACCTCAGATGATTGGATCACACTGGAGAAGatcag AGCCCCTACCAACAGCAGCACCGTCATCCACCTTCTTCCCCTGCCGCATCACTCCAGGGCTGATGGAGTTCGTATCCGCTGGTCTCAGGAGGCCCCCCAAGGCCCCGAAGGCTATGAGTCCTGCTGGGGGCTGGACAACGTGCTGCTGGTCAATGCTGCTCACAAAGCTCCCCTCATGGAGGATAATTTGGACCCCCCAGACACTGCTAACTGGCTCTTCTTCCCTGGAGCTACCATCAAG CATGCCTGTCAGTCTGAGGGCAATGCTCTGTATTTCCATGGCGGCGAGGGAGTTGGCCACAGCTTTGCCTCCACCAGAGACATTGATCTGCATAGGGAAGAGGGAAGGAGCTACTGGGAGGAGGACTTTGAGAGCCCACCATCAAA CTGGGACATAGAGGGAGCTGTCTATGGAACCCAGTGTGGAGAGATTGAGTCGGGCTCAGCCCTAGTTTTTGAAAGGGAGGGCCGGAGGCGAGTGTGTACTCCCTACCTCGACACCACATCGTATGGAAACCTCCGCTTCTACTTTACCATGG GTGGTGGCAACTGTGATCCAGGAGAGTCCCATGAGAACAATGTAATTCTGTTTGGGAGGTCTGAAGGCAGGAGGGATCGCGTGATGCTCGACACCCTTCCATACTCTTCCTACAGG ACTCCTGCGGTGGTATCGGTGGCATTGCCCACTGAGCTTCAAACACCAGTCACCCAGTTCTGCCTGGAGCAGCGGTCACATGGAGGTGCCAACCGTCATGTATGGGCTGTGGACTTCATGCAGCTGCTGCCTGTGCTGCCTGGCACCCACACACATGTTGCTCAGTTCTCCATCAACCTAGGCTGTGGCTCCTATCAGCCTGCCAACAG TGTCAGTCTGGAGTTCTCCACCAACCACGGTCGTTCCTGGTCTCTGCTTCACACTGAGTGTCTGCCAGAGCTCTGTGCAGGACCCCACCTACCTCACAGCACCATCTACTCCTCGGACAACTACAGCGG GTGGACAAGAATCTCAATCCCTCTGCCCAATGCTGCCCTGACGGAGACTACACGGTTTCGCTGGAAGCAGTCTGGCACTGGATCCAGCAACATGTGGGCCATAGACAATG TGTATATGGGTCCAGCCTGTCTTCGTTTTTGCTCTGGGAGAGGACATTGTTCCCGAACAGGCTGCAA ATGTGACCCAGGCTTCAGTGGTCCAGCCTGTGAGCTTGCCTCCCAGACCTTCCCAGCTTTCCTGTCAGAGGGTTTCTCCAGCCCACGCCTCTCCTCCTACCacagcttctcttctcttcGTGGGGCTGAGGTCAGCTTCGGCTGCGGGGTGCTGGCCAGTGGAAAGGCTCTCGTCTTCAACAGGGACAGCAGGAGGCACTTGGTCACTGCCCCATTAGACAGTTCCCAGGCCAG GTACCTACAGTTCACTCTTCGGCTGGGCAGTCGCAGCACGCTGAGCTCATGTCCTGCTCCAGACCAGCCAGGAGAGGGCGTCCTGCTGCATTACTCCTCAGACAACGGCATTACCTGGACGCTGCTGCAGCACTACGCTTACCAAGGCTTCCATGAGCCAAG GATCGTGTCGGTTGAACTCCCGCCCGGTGCTCGGAAGTTTGGCGTGCAGTTTCGCTGGTGGCAGCCATACCATTCAGGCCGCGGTCATGATGTGTGGGCCCTGGATGAAATCAGCATGACCTCTGTGCTGTTCAACACCATAAGTCTGGACTTCAGCAATGTGCTAGATGTAACACAGAGTCTTGGTTTCTACCTTGGCCATGTCCAGCCATATTGCCAACATGACTGGACACTCAG TTTTTCTGGTGAACCCAGCCCTGGTTCCAGTATTCGTTATGTGGAAACTCAGTCAATGCAGATTGGAGCCTCTTACAGTCTGCAGTTCTCACTGGTCATGGGCTGCGGCCGCGAGCCCTCCCCTCACATTGACACGCAGGTCCGCCTGGAGTTCTCCACCAATCACGGCCTCACTTGGCACCTGGTCAAAGAG GCCTGTCTGCCTGGCATGCCAAGCTGCTCTGAGTTTACAGCTCCCAGTGTCTACCACCCGTCAGAGTTCAAAGACTGGAGACGCatcactctgtctctgcctcaaaAGACATG GTCTAGTGCCACACGGTTCCGTTGGATCCAGAACTACTATGGAGAGCAGGACGAGTGGGCCCTGGATGACATTTACATCGGCCAGCAGTGTCCTAACATGTGCCACGGACATGGCTGGTGTGACCATGGACATTGCAG GTGTGATGATGGCTTCTCAGGAACAGACTGCCAGCCCTCCTCCCCCCTGTCCTCCAGTGTACTCTCTGACTTTGAGTCCCAGGATGCACTGCTGGCCACTTGGCAAGAAGTGATTGGTGGAGAGGTGGTCACCCCTGATATGGGCTGCGGAGTGGTCTCATCTGGATCGTCCCTGTACTTCAGCAAG GCTGGGCTGAGGCAGCTGGTGAGCTGGGACCTGGACACCGAATGGGCAGAGTTTGTGCAGTTCTACCTGCGAGTGGGCGGGGACTGGGCAGAGTGTAACCAGGCAGACAGCAGGGAGGAAGGTGTGCTGCTGCAGTACAGCAACGACGGAGGAATCAGCTGGGGCCTCATCGCTGAGATGTACTTCACTGACTTCACCAAACCTCG GTTTGTCCACTACGAGCTTCCCTTGGCCTCTAAGACACCATCCACAAGGTTTCGTTGGTGGCAGCCTCTTCACTCTGGGGAGGGCTATGACCAGTGGGCAATTGATGATGTCATAATTTtatcagagagggagaaacacatCATCCCCATGGCCAATCCCACCCTACCACAG AACTTTTATGAGAAGCCAGCATTCGACTACCCTCTGAACCAGATGAGCGTGTGGCTGATGCTGGGTAATGAGGGCATGGAGAGGGAAAGCAACAACAGCTTCTGTGCACCGACGCCCTCTGCCATGGTGTTTGGGCGTTCTGATGGGGATAGGGTGGCTGTCACCAGGGACCTGGCCCTGCGCCCTGGCTACACCCTTCAATTTAAG TTGAACATAGGCTGTGAGTCAGAGTTCAGTGCGTCTGCCCCAGTCCTGCTTCAGTACTCCCATGATGCCGGTCGCACCTGGGCCCTGGTGAGAGAGGGCTGTTATCCCGGAACCCCAGGGGTAGGGGTGTGTGAGGGCAGCGGCCGTGAGCTTAGAGAGCCCACTGTCTACAATACTGGAGACTATGAACAATGGACCAGGGTCACTGTGGTGATACCACGCAATGTTGCCGCCAG TAAAACCAGGTTCCGTTGGTTCCAGGAGAGCAGCGTGTACAGAGATGCTCCACCTTTTGCTTTGGATGGGGTTTACATCTCTGAGCCCTGTCCAAACCACTGTGGGGGACATGGAGATTGCATCTCTGGAGTCTGCTTCTGTGACATGGGATATACAG TGGAGCAGGATAGTTGTGTACCATCTGTAACCAGTCCCACAGAGCTGACTGAAGGCTTTGAAGGGAAGCTGAGTCCTCTTTGGCAGAGCCTGAGTGGAGGACAAATTGGAGGGGGCTGTGGTATCATTGGTGAAGGCAAGGCCCTTTACTTCAGTAGCCCTGGTAGGAGAGAAGCGCGCACAGTGCCTCTAGATACTACCAACACACG GTTGGTTCAATTCTACATCCGCATTGGCAGCAAGAGTTTGGGGCCCACTTGTACCAGGCCTCGCTCCCGCAATGAAG gtgTCCTTGTCCAGTTTTCTACCAACAATGGTGTCCAATGGCAGTTCCTGAGGGAGCTGGACTTTAGTTCATTCCTGGAGCCCCAAGTGGTGACCATTGAGCTGCCACCTGCAGCCAAAACCCCTTACACAGTGTTTCGGTGGTGGCAGCCACAGCAGG GGAAACATTCTGCCCAGTGGGCTCTGGATGATGTGTTGATTGGTATGAACGACAGCTCCAGAACAGGTTTTCATGACAAGTTTGATGGCACAACCCCTCTGAGGCACAACTGGTACCGCATTCAGGGTGGAGAGGTGACTGTGGACTGTTTGTCTCTGGACACGGCACTTACCTTCAACTCTGAGGCCATTGATA AGAAGCCAAGGTATGCAGAGAGCTGGGACTTTGAGGTGTCAGGCTCATCATTCCTGCAGTTTGAGCTGAGTATGGGATGTAGTAAGTCCACTTCCTTCTCCCACGGCGTGCGGCTGGAGTACTCCACAGACTGTGGCCGTCACTGGACTCTCATCACTCCGGAGTGTGTGCCCCCAGCTATTGGCTGTTCTGGTTATACTCAGAGTTCCATCTATACCTCAACCCAGTACAAACACTGGAGGAGGATCACCGTCTACCTGCCCAGTGCAGCTAA TTCTCCCAGAACTCGGTTCCGTTGGATCCAGACCCACTTCACCCCAGGGGCAGAGGGATGGGCTCTAGATAACGTGTTACTTGCCCCTGGCTGCCCCTGGATGTGCTCTGGACATGGTCTGTGTGACAACGGACGTTGCGT ATGTGACAAGGGTTATGGAGGGGCACACTGCGTGCCTTTGGCGCCTTTGCCAGCTGTGCTGAGAGAGGACTTTAATGAGAACCTGCAGCAGGAGACCTGGCCTGAGGTGTATGGAGCAGAGAGGGGAACTCTGAGTGGAGAGCCTCTTAAATCTGGCACTGCCCTTATCTTCAAAGGG GATGGTCTGCGAATGATAGTCTCACGGGATCTGGACTGCACAAACACTCTCTATATCCAGTTCTCCTTCAAATTCATCACTAAAG GTGTCCCAGAGCGATCCCACTCAGTGCTGCTTCAGTACTCAGTGAACGGAGGGATTAGCTGGTTGCTGTTGGATGAGTTTTACTTTCCATCTTCCACTGACACTCTGTTCCTCCACCTGCCACTGCCAGCCAGCGCTCAGACCAATGCCACCCGCTTCAGACTGTGGCAACCGTACAACAGTG GTAAGAAGGAGGAGGTGTGGGTGATAGATGATCTCATCATTGATGGCAGCTCCTTACACAACCCACCAGTGGTGATAGACAGCTTTGAGGAAGGCCCCAATGAGTCCAACTGGCTGTTCTTCCCTGGGGGAAACACTGGCCTCTACTGCCCCTATCAAAAGACTGGCCT GGAGGAGGATGAGTCAGCCATGGTGTTTGTCTCCAGCGAGCTTGGAGAGCACTCTATTACCACCAGGGACATTGATGTAAATGAGAACACTATCATCCAGTTTGAG ATTAATGTGGGCTGCACAGCTGAGAGCTCCTCTACCCACCCAGTGCGTCTTGAGTTCTCCCGGGACTTTGGGGCCACGTGGCACCTTCTGGTACCCCTATGTGCTGGTGGGCCACAGCCCTCTTCACTGTGCTCCACGGAGCTCCATCCAGCAAGCATTTATTTCCCTGGTACAACTCAGGGCTGGAGGAGGGAGGTCATTCACTTCGGCAAGCTTCGTCTCTGTGG GTCTGTGAGGTTCCGTTGGTATCAGGGCTTCTTCTCAACTGGCTCTGCTCCGCCAACATGGGCACTTGACAACGTCTACATAGGCCCACAGTGCCAGGACATGTGCAATGGCCACGGGGCTTGTGTCGGTGGCACCCACTGTATGTGTGACCCTAGCTACTCTGGACCTGACTGCTCTGTGCCTGACACCCCCAACCCTGACTTCCTCAAGGAGGACTTTGAAG GGGGAGCTGTGGATGCTGAGCGTTTTAGACTACTTAGCGGTGGTAAACCATCCAGGAAGTGTGGCATCATGTCGAGCGGGAACCACCTGTTCTTCAGCGAGGACGGCCTGCGCATGTTGGTCACCAATGACATGGATCTGTCGAATGCCAG GTTTGTTCAGTTCTTCCTCCGTCTTGGCTGTGGTAAGGCGGCTCCAGACCCTCGCTCCCAGCCTGTTTTGCTGCAGTTCTCTGTGGACGGAGGTCTCACCTGGGGACTTCTCCAGGAATTTCTCTTCAGCAACAGCAGTAACCAGGCTCGCCTGGTAGCCCTGGAGATCCCCCTGCGTGCCCGCACACCTTCCACTCGCCTCCGCTGGTGGCAGCCCTCTGAGAACGGACACTTTTACAGCCCATGGGTCATTGACCAG GTGGTGGTAGGTGGCAGTGCCAGTGGGTGGGGACCTCTGGAAGATGATTTCTCCTCGATTGATGGCCGCTCTTGGCTCCTTCACCCTGGGGGAACCCGAATGCCTGTCTGTGGTTCTGATGGACCTGCTTTTGCATTCATAGAAAAGTCCAACACTCGCTATGCTGTTACCACTGACATCAGTCTGGGTCAAGATGCCTTTATCCAGTTTGACttttctgcttcctgctctgtcACCAACTCCTGCTACT CTGTAGAGTTGGAGTATTCTCTTGATCTGGGTCTGACCTGGCAGCCTGTTGTCAGAGACTGTCTGCCAACGAGCCCTGACTGCTCTTCCTACACCCTGCAGAGGCTGCTGGTTTCTGACACATTCAACAAGTGGGGACGCATCACCCTGCCTATCCCATCATATGTCAG GTCTCCAGCCACAAGATTCCGTTGGTTCCAGCAGGCTCCCTTTGACAAACAGCAGACCTGGGCTCTGGATAACCTCTACATCGGAGATGGCTGCCCAGATATGTGCTCCGGTCACGGCCGCTGCCAACAGAGCTCCTGTGT GTGTGACCCAGAGTGGGGTGGAGAGTACTGCGACGAGCCTGTGGTTCCTTTGCCCTCCCAGCTGAAGGACAGCTTCAGTCGAGCTCCCTCACTCAGCCACTGGCACATACTAACCGGTGGAAAACTCAGCACTGTGTGTGGAGCTGTGGCCTCTGgcgctgctctgcacttcagtGGT aGTTGTAGTCGTCAGCTGGTGACTGTGGACCTGAACCTGACCAACGCTGAGTTCATCCAGTTCTACTTTATGTATGGCTGCATGATCCCACCTAGCAACCGCAACCAGGGTGTGCTGCTGGAGTACAGTTTGAATGGAGGAATCAATTGGCACCTACTGACAGAGATCTTCTATGACCTGTACACCAAGCCTGG GTTTGTGAATGtgctgctgccccctgctgcccGGCAGGAAGGAGTGCGTGTGCGTTGGTGGCAGCCACAGCATGAGGGAGCAGACCACAGTGATTGGGCTCTGGATAACGTCCTCATCGCAGGTTCAGACCCACGAGCACAGATATCCGACACATTTGGAGGGGTGGCACTACCCAACCACGAGAGAGCTCCTGCTGATGGCACCTCAGGGAGGATAGGTCTACTGAGCGAGCAGGAGGAAACACCCATAG TGAGCGATCACTGGTTGTTCTCAGAGGACTGCTCAGTGCAGCGTTTCTGCAGCTCTCCTGATGGGGTGATGGTGTGTGGAAATGCTGATGGGAGAGAGGTGTATGCTGTCACACATGATATTGTTCCTGACAAAGGCTGGGTCATGCAATTTAAG ATTTCAGTAGGCTGCAGCGTGCCAGAGCGTCATGCAGACCGGCAAGTTCACGTCCAGTATTCAGTTGATTTCGGAGTGACCTGGAAGTATTTAGTGCCTCAGTGCCTTCCCGCTGATCCCCGCTGTGGAGGTCAGGTCTCACAGCCGTCAGTCTTCTTCCCTGCTGAGGGATGGAAGAGGGCAGTCTATCCCCTGCCTGACAGCCTTGCTGACAC TGCGGTGCGATTCCGGTTTTACCAGCAGCACTCAGACATTCAGTGGGGTGTGGAGAACTTTTACATCGGGCCAGCGTGCGACAGCCACTGCGGGGGACATGGGGACTGTCTGGATCAGCGCTGTCTCTGTGACCCAGGATTCACTGGACCAAACTGCTATGCCAGCACTGCACTTAAG GCATCTCTGAAGGAGCGTTTTGACTGGGAAGGATCAGCAGGACCTCAGTGGCAGGTGCTGGAAGGAGGTAGGCCCTGTACAGACTGCGGTGTGTTGGTAGAGGGTACTGCCCTGTACTTTGGAGGGGCTGACGCCAGACAGGCTGTCACTTCTGATCTGGACCTCCGTGGAGCCAA GTTTGTGGAGTACTGGGCCAGGATTGGAAGTGAAGATAACATGACCATGTGCCATCGTCCAACATGTCGTAAAGAAGGCGTGCTGCTGGATTACTCCACTGATGGAG GTGTGTCCTGGACACTGCTGCATGAGATGGACTATCTAAAGTATGTGTCAGTGAGGAGAGACTATATTGTCCTCCCAGAGGGAGCTCTGACCAATGCTACTCGCTTGCGCTGGTGGCAGCCGTTTACCATTTCCTCTGGCCTGGCCACCCCCAGTCTGGAAAGAGCCCAGTGGGCTATAGATAACATCTTGGTTGGGGGGTCCGACATCAACCCATCCACTCTGCTTGACACCTTTGATGACG AGGGTGTTTCTCATGAGGAGAGCTGGAGTTTCTACCCTAATGCTGTACGCACAGCTGGCTTCTGTGGAAACCCCTCATTCCACTTGTACTGGCCTAACAAGAATCAAGACAGGACTCACAACATCCTGGCTACTCGAGAACTGATAGTGCAGCCTGGCTATATTCTACAGTTCAAG ATTGTTGTTGGGTGTGAGGCAGACACCTGTGAAGACCATCATTCTGTCCTGCTGCAGTACAGGAAGGATGCAAG GTCTGACTCATGGCAGCTGGTGCAGTCGGAGTGCCTCCCCTCATCAGTCAACAACGTGGGCTGCTCTCCCTTCCAGTTCCACGAGTCCACAATCTACAGTCCAGTCAACAGCTCATCATGGACAAGGGTCACTGTCCAGCTGCCAGACCACGTCTCCTCAGG GGCTACCCAGTTCCGCTGGATTCAAAAGGAGGGAACAGGAGAGCGGCAGAGCTGGGGAGTTGACCATGTTTACATTGGAGAGGCCTGCCCGGGGCTCTGCAGCGGCCACGGCTACTGTACAAGTGGAGTGGTCTGCATCTGTGATGAGGGACATCATG GTGACGACTGCTCCCTTTCCAGCAGTGACCTGCCCAGCTCCATCAAGGACAACTTTGAGTCTGGTAGTGTGTCTCAGGAGAGCTGGCAGCTGATCCAAGGTGGTGGAGTGGGCAGCGGCTGTGGGCAGCTGTCACCGCATGCCCACGGAGACTCACTCTACTTCAATGGCTGTAAGATGAGGCAGGCAGTTACTAAACCGCTGGACCTCACTAGAGCCAG tAAGATCATGTTTGTGCTGCAGATTGGCAGCgtggcacagacagacagctgtaaCATAGCTCTGGATCAGGCTGACACAGTAGACAGAGCCGTGCTGCTGCAATACAGCGTCAACAACGGAGTCAGCTGGCATGTAATCGCCCAGCACCAGCCCAAAGACTTCATAAAGGCCCAGAGAGTCTCCTACAACATTCCACT AGAGGCGAGGGTTAAAGGGGTGATGCTGCGATGGTGGCAGCCACGTCATGACGGTGCAGGCCATGACCAGTGGGCGTTGGACCATGTGGAAGTAGTTCT